Part of the Lytechinus variegatus isolate NC3 chromosome 16, Lvar_3.0, whole genome shotgun sequence genome, GCATTCCATGTTGAACTGATGGAGAGAAGGCATGTTCGATCCCCGTCATCTCAACTCTACCTTTATGTCTCTGGCTGGTGTAAGAAATTGGTTGGCCATGATGATCTAGGATACACTCAAAGTCTGGCAGGAATCAAACCAAATAAAGCATTAAGTAAAATATATTGTCCCGGTAGAATAAAGAAACTCAAACTGGAATTTCAAAGTCACCATCACTGGgcagttaaaaaaaacaatcaacacCTTTGCATGTTAGATCCCATTTTCCTCCATTTGTGAGTCAACTCATGAAATGCTTAAGTCATTATCATTACATAGTTTCATACTCAGAACAAAAGACAGATCACTTTTAGGAAGGCAGCACATAAAGGGGGTCAGACTACATGCCGGTGCTTTCTGAAATTGCTTTACTCAGTGTAGCCTATATTCTAGACGGGAGCTGCAGCTATATCTTTGCTGTTATAAAGATAAACATAAGTGATACGTCAGGGCCCTCTCTTAGAAATATATAGTTATGATttatccaatcaaccacaactatggaaattCCGCAAACTCAACATCTGAAAAAcacatttgttcaaaatattactaGAGTACATGATGCATATTCAATAGGCCcatttcgggtacacgtgtacacgcacggtcaagtcagtgcacgtgtactaaattccatcaccgtgtacacggtagcatctgcataaagcttgcgtgggactgtaaagtcagtgaacaagctcacagcctcacattaattctTAGTATGGActtctggacttctccaaggccttcgacaccattaaccACGAAATCCTTTTGCATAAACTATCTCATTACGGTATTagggggaaggccttggagtggttcaagaGCTACCTTACAGATAGGACTCAGTTTGTATCAATAAATAATCACAATTCACCCAACCTTCCAATTACATGCGGGGTACCACAGGGTAGCTTACTAGGCCCTCTTCTTTTTATCACATACATCAATGACATccacaaaacttcaaatttactttcattcataCTCTTTGCCGATGAttccaacattttcttttctcatgatAACATAAACCAACTTATTAGGATCGTTAACTCTGAACTCATGCATGTGACTGAATGGATTAAGGCAAATAAACTCTCACTTAACTTACAAAAGACCaattacatgttatttagtaatagAGTAAATAGTTTGCCTGGCAATCTCATTTTTGAAAACACTGTCCTTGAAAATGTTTCTGAAACAAAATTCTTGGGTGTacttattgataataaattgtcatggaaaccacacatcgataatatatgcaaaacaatttcaagaaatattggaattATCAACAAGCTcaaattttttcttccatctcgtACACTACTTACATTATATCACACCTTAATATTACCATACATTAATTACGGTATTTTGGCATGGGGTTGTGCAATTCAAACACAATTACATAGGATACTTttgttacagaaaaaagcactTAGGATAATATTTCATACACATTTCAGATGTCAcacagataaattattttttgaaaacaaaatccttAAAGTTAATGATATATATCTGTTCCAACTCGGCCAATTTATGTACAAACTAAATAAAGATGATCTCCCcgcaattttttcaattatgttctGCAAAAACTCCTCTGTACACGATTATCCTACAAGACAACGAAACTCTTATCACCTACCTCCAACCCGAACTTTACTTGCAaaaaattcttttgttttttctggtcCTGTATATTGGAATTCCTTGCCCAACGCCTTTAAGGAATCCCCAAGCatcacaatttttaaacataaccTTAAAAAGATGCTTATTTGCCAATACTTTACGCAAACAAGTCAATCTACCACATAACCAAAaccatatacaatttttttcctcccatCATACAACTTGCCTGCTACCTGTTTCCGCACCTGCCATGCTCTTCTTTGCACCTCCAATTGTACCtgcaccccctctctccctataTTTGCCTCTGTTCTTCCCTCATAATCACAATTATTGTaaccatgttttcatttttttattatttttattgttatttctattattatttattctaatttggttcactctttcgttgttaccttcgatattttgtatagcctccttttaaactgtcttccgtctctcctttatactatagttttgtaatatacgtattgaaactaagttacgggggcttgcctcccatacaagcttcgcttttcttggcaagcccctccgttctgttttatatagttattatagtcaaagttactttagtttgcagtttgcattaattctcattgtttataccttatttcgattgatgtactttgaatttgactatgtattgtttgatttttgttgtgctttgtgaacggaaaatgaataaaatctaaatctaaatctaaatctagttgtaagacactgcacatgttttaatcactaatatgtcaatatatttcaattaacctagagtgagtttacttccaaaatcaccgatttaatccacatttattctggagactcaagtttctgtaccacacgaaatgggtatgctccggtcagtgcagggccctagttagcgccgacgttcgttggatgcgcaatttgcatactgtaccgtacatacatgcacagatcgctgcagaattgagtgtaactgaagttatcaattgattttcattattttattgccaatttgaggagcgtgtgtttgtaggcttgtagcacacgtgtatgagcgtataacacgtaacgaGACTCTCGAAAGCGTTCTTCAATCACTTttagagccaatttgagaatcaccaattgcgacagcgatcactgctccagttacgtgttatacgctcataaacatatgctacaagcctacaaacacacgctcctcaaattggcaataaaataatgaaaatcaatcgataacttcagttacacttaattttgcagcgatctgtgcatgcatgtacggtacagtatgcaaaatgcgcatccaacgaacgtcggcgctaactagggccctgcactgatttacttttgcattctttattaatttaatgcgctgctaagctgagtaaactttttaattgcaccaatttttgtggattgatacttctaacttctcaggtaagctttaaaaccatgacttaggctacatgtaggaaaCACTGAAAACATATTGTAACTCactcagtgtttacaacgtgaacacgaccgaaaaacacgccgtgtacacgtgcatcaaaaatggactttcaaaccgggcctaatattcatacattcatagttttcttgaaaattctgtGTGCTTCCTTTGTTTGCAAAGGAAATTgcgcaaatttcctgaagaaaaaattggATTTCTGTATAGtcgaggttgatcggatcaatcgtaactctgggAAAGAGGGGCCCTGATCTTGAACTATCAAGTAGCATAATCCACTCACTCACCATTCTTGTACGCATAAGGAGTCTGGGCATTTCTCCTCAAGGAAGTAGGTCCACCGAGGACGTCCTCCAATACGGCTCCAACATCCATCTTGATACCGTTTAATGGTGGCTTACCTTTTATATCAAGCAAAAgtaaatattgaagaaaaagaaacaacaataaTTTTAGCACGTACTGAAAAAATTGATGTTaggaaattgaaaatattcCAGAGCAAGTATTGCATTGTGCTTATTGCAGTGTCACTTAAAACACTTCCAAAGCATCTGAACCCATTtatccattttcattttctattacttgtaaattaattttatctatTATACATTCATCCACACATTacaaatcatattttacttttgatcCTTCTGTGTCTTGGACTACTTtttagatatgaaaaaaatgttgtttattttatcatcatatgtTTAATAATGTAGATGCCCATTCACAATTGAAGTCAGTTGAATGAAATccattttacatttctttttaattttttttcagtatcaTGACCGACGAGATGTCATTACAAGCAAGAATATCGTCTACCTATTAAAGTTTTAGAGGTCTGTACAGTGACACCtggagcctgttgcataaaacttttgccatgaaaaaactcgggcaaataaacaaaacttgggcaataaacaaaaactctggcaaaaaatTTGCCAGCGTTTTTTATggaaaaagttttatgcaacgggcccctgtatTTCAAGACCACCCAGGGAAGACAAGACAAACCGTCTTTGTGACAGGTCTTCACAAGCAAGTTCCTTCAATACATGTTGATAGAGAATACTACAAAACCAAACTTGTGCTGAATCAGAATATAGCCACTGAAAATTCAAAGAGGAACCCGAGGAAatattcaaggaaaatattatgaaTTTCAAGGAGTCTTTTGAACTTATCAATTGGTGGGGACTGCATAATGGCAGGGTGGAAGTTGCGAGAGTTCAGGCATGGCTCTTTACAAAAGCATGATCTTCGAAGATATCACCAAAAATATTTACCTGCTTTTGAAGTCCGTTCTGGACTGAACCAAGGCACTCTTAGCTCAGGACATTCAAGGCACACTGCTCTATTCAGCTCTTGAAGCTGGTGTGACAAAGACCTGGAAACTGAACAAGAAATATATGAAGCAATTATCAGAAGCAATCCCCTCTGTGAATAGATAAAATTGAAAGTAAACTCTTTTATTTTGCCGCAATTCAAGGCAAACTGCTGAACtggaaaacaaacaagaaaaataaggCAAGGTATCAGTCCCCactgcaaataaaaaaagtaatcccctctgtgaataaataaaattgaaagtaaaCTCTTCTATTTTGCTGCAATTCAAGGAAAACTGCTGAATTGGAAAACGAGCAAGAAAAATAAGGCAAGGTATCAGTCCCTACTgcaaataaacaaagtaaactCTTATTCAGCGaagataaataaacattttggatAACTTATTGAGGGTTTTAAGGCAGATGGTCACACACTTGAAAATTGTGCTTACTGCTTTATAGTGACTTCAAATAATTGTATTtctaatctaaaaaaaatgacacataCAAGACCACTACTTCATATGCGCCATCTTAAATTACATGAAATACAAACTGATTCAGGAGGTATGACTGAAAAATTGCTTAAATTTTACTTAAATTTACTTAATTTACAGACTTACCATGCATCTCTTCCATACTTCTAAGAAAGTTGAGACTGAAGATAGTATGTAGCAAGTCCAATGGGAAGCACTGAAGGGCAGCCAGGCTAAGTGCAATGTTAACCAGTCTATGAGGTTGAAGATCTGACATGTACGGTATCACCCTGGAGGAACAAAGTTCTTCAAGGAACGTTGGAGAAGCTGGAAGGTAGTTGCCGACAGTGAAAGCATCCAAGATATCCCGGACATGGAACGGAGAGATGTCATCCAAGTTGGACTGAACTGTTGCTTCAATTGCCCTCAAAAAGGATCTGTTGCAGATGCGCTGTTGAATAAGAAGTTTGGCAAAGGCAACAACGGAAGCAGAATCGCGGATCCATGATGCGTTGAGAACAGAGGATCTTGAAAGATCCTTACGAGTAACTCTTTTAACATAAGCAGGAAATGCAGAGTTGGGACAGTGAAGAGGTTTCCTTACATATTCCAGAAGGTTTACAAGACCTTTAGGGAGATTTCCCCTCGGATACAGATGATCAGAGAACTTGGAAAGCACAAAGAACACTCTACGAAGATCATGACCATTTAAGATTGGCATGAAATTCAGTACCTTATCCCACACCTTGGGATCAATATCTTCACAAGGTACACCGAGGTTGCTCAGGGTATCAAGTATGTAGACTACAAGGTGTGGCAATGGATTCCTCTCCAGGTTCTTATGAAGTCTTTCAATGCAAACAGATTGTAACTTGGTATTGGTGGATTTGGCTGTTGCAAGATAGtgcaatatatttttgataACAATAACATTATTCAAACTATCGATGTTTTCTATGGCAAGACCTTCAACAAGAGCTAAAAACCTGCTAGACCTTACTTTCATTCTCCCCATTGCATTGCACAGTCTCCCAAGTCGCTCCAATGATAAAAATTGTATGATTTCTGTACTTTTGTTTGTAAGCTCAACCACAAGGTCAGGTTTTGGGTCATGGCTTAGTACTTCAATGAGAGCAAGGAGTTGATGTGGTGCAGAGCATTCAAGAAGTTTCTGTTTCATGTGCTTCTCCAGAAGCTCTCTGAGCTCGTAATTCCTGGAATAAACTTTCCTTAGGGTGCTGTAGATGATGGCCATTTCAATTGCTGGAATGGCAGGAACTTGGGGAATGAGCAATTGGCTTACTCTGGACATAATCTGATCCCTGTTCTCTCTACTTCTCATCAGAATTGCTCCTTGCATGATGCGTCTGATGTCGTTGAACCCGTAGGATGCTCCTGCAAAAAACAGCTTCAAACAGTGCTGAGTGATGCGATTCTCCAAGACTTCAGAACATAAGGTAATAAGTGTGTAAAAACAGTGCGAAAAGTCACTTGGGCTATGAAAATCATCAAGGATATCAGACATTCTTGCAGTCATCAATCCCGCAAATGGAGTCTGGTGGCTGTTCATCATAATGACAGCTTTGGATAGAGGTGAAAGGTGAATACTGTCCAAGACATCAACAGCATGATAGAGTTTCTGAACAATGTTGCAGACAACAGGATTCGTGGTAGGTACGCTACAGTGCAGGAGCCCTAGTAGAAGCCTTGGAAGAGGGACTACATCATACTCAGTGTCATCACTCAGCAGTTCTTGAACATGGGCAAGTACATTCTGCATGATGGCATCCGATTCACCACAGTCAACACCAACACATGGGAGGACATCCTTGACGGACTGACAGCAACGGACAAACATAGCAGCATCATTGAGATCAAAAGATTGCACTTTAAGACTAAGCGTGTAGTACAACGCAGCAATTGCATGTTGGTTAACCTCTGGGGCACCAAACTTCAGAACCAAGTACAGAACACTCAGAGCCTCCGAATTGGACATTGCGGCAGCATGTACCTGGATCAAATTGCACAGTTGTGGCAATACAGGGTGTTTATGAAGCATTTCTGAATACTCCAGCCATTGTTGAATATCATCTCTCACCATCCATATACATTCCCACAACTTATTCACAGAGATGCACACATCTGTAGGGGTCATGTCATCAAGGTGACTTGAGATGACCTCCAGGGAATGCAGGAGATCAGCACCATCCTTGAAGTTTAAAATGCTATCACTATAATCCAATCTCAAATTCAGATGCATACTGGGTGAGAAATCTACAGTCGCTTTCTGTTCTGCATAGTGAGCTATCGGACGGCACCGCTGCATGGTCAACAACGTATTCCTTGATATTCTGGAGGATGATAACCTCAAGGCTTCCGCATATCCTGCCAGATGCACAAAGCTGGATCCAAAGGCTCTTTGGCTTTGGCTTGGTGCTTGTTTAATGAGTTGACTGGGTGGAAGGTGCCATGATCTGGAGCATAGCTTTTGAAGATGCCTAAGGCATGAAGCACATATGGCACTGAAAGACATTGCTTTTCACAAGATCACCTGCTTGGTACTCTATGGCAAATCATCTCCATGTAaacctaaaaaaatgaaatgaaataatttagaATTAACAAATCTTCCATTTTCTTGTCATGCACCAAGAATTGATTCTGGCCAGACCTTGTTACGGTTTGACTTTCCCTATAATTCATATTGAttctcccttctttttcttttaaaatcctAAACCCTTTATGATTATAATGTATCCGCAAAAATGAGGCTCAGTCCActcattctacatgtatgaacaaggttatgatatatgaaatatattttcgagcgctctggtgaatacaaaaattacccccaagttactaatgaaaaataatttgcaactgtacggaaattagtatttttggtcacaaaagagATGTTTTAATGCTTTTATAAATTGTGTGccatgtacagcattggcataccatagtcctacctgtagattccccacaggcaggatggtaatgaACCCTTGGGTGGGCTCAGTCAAggcacaaaaaaagaaagatttatgTATGATCCTGAATGTTTGTCataaaaaatcagtattttccaGCATAGATCTATATTATGGAAAAGTGGTAAGCTGATTATATTCAATAGATATAGAAGTCTtgtatcatttttatctttAGTAATTGCGCGCTTTATCATCCATCAAAAGGGGGATTAACCAGTAGACCCAAACCCAATCAAATAATCAATTCTCAATAGCACTGCAGTTAAGCGTTGGTCAAATGTCCGCCATTACCAGCCCAATGGCAGACATCCACCTGTGTAGgagaaaaatatcagaaaatgcAAAAAACTCCTCAGAATCAAACAGCGCAGCGGACTATTTAATTCTAATGTTGCTGTATGTCTTTGTATGGGTCAGAGCCCAGGACTCGTCCCTGTAACGTTAATATTAGGCAGAGGGTACTCTGCAAAATGGGATGAAATTGAGTCGCAATAGCACCccaaagaaaagggggaaaattaatTATGCCCTTACCGCAATATTTAAC contains:
- the LOC121429608 gene encoding FAST kinase domain-containing protein 1, mitochondrial-like, which translates into the protein MSFSAICASCLRHLQKLCSRSWHLPPSQLIKQAPSQSQRAFGSSFVHLAGYAEALRLSSSRISRNTLLTMQRCRPIAHYAEQKATVDFSPSMHLNLRLDYSDSILNFKDGADLLHSLEVISSHLDDMTPTDVCISVNKLWECIWMVRDDIQQWLEYSEMLHKHPVLPQLCNLIQVHAAAMSNSEALSVLYLVLKFGAPEVNQHAIAALYYTLSLKVQSFDLNDAAMFVRCCQSVKDVLPCVGVDCGESDAIMQNVLAHVQELLSDDTEYDVVPLPRLLLGLLHCSVPTTNPVVCNIVQKLYHAVDVLDSIHLSPLSKAVIMMNSHQTPFAGLMTARMSDILDDFHSPSDFSHCFYTLITLCSEVLENRITQHCLKLFFAGASYGFNDIRRIMQGAILMRSRENRDQIMSRVSQLLIPQVPAIPAIEMAIIYSTLRKVYSRNYELRELLEKHMKQKLLECSAPHQLLALIEVLSHDPKPDLVVELTNKSTEIIQFLSLERLGRLCNAMGRMKVRSSRFLALVEGLAIENIDSLNNVIVIKNILHYLATAKSTNTKLQSVCIERLHKNLERNPLPHLVVYILDTLSNLGVPCEDIDPKVWDKVLNFMPILNGHDLRRVFFVLSKFSDHLYPRGNLPKGLVNLLEYVRKPLHCPNSAFPAYVKRVTRKDLSRSSVLNASWIRDSASVVAFAKLLIQQRICNRSFLRAIEATVQSNLDDISPFHVRDILDAFTVGNYLPASPTFLEELCSSRVIPYMSDLQPHRLVNIALSLAALQCFPLDLLHTIFSLNFLRSMEEMHVSRSLSHQLQELNRAVCLECPELRVPWFSPERTSKAGKPPLNGIKMDVGAVLEDVLGGPTSLRRNAQTPYAYKNDFECILDHHGQPISYTSQRHKGRVEMTGIEHAFSPSVQHGMQQEGTFQDGSQRIAIDIIPPSQMCSNVTRYSSWVEMKRRHLEILGYEYITIPYMDWSREHLNSFDAKRLYISELLGGNLWLSASENQDSGLRPGPGPRPVKTRRTNDMVERMLHEWGEEED